The proteins below are encoded in one region of Coffea arabica cultivar ET-39 chromosome 4c, Coffea Arabica ET-39 HiFi, whole genome shotgun sequence:
- the LOC113742387 gene encoding NADP-dependent malic enzyme, chloroplastic, whose translation MLSLNGTSFLDNSLYGVSRGVVQQHRRVAPPMVVVASVSSNGRAGDRNVSVLVETSLKEIRDASPAPPADKDSKSKVTGGIGDVYGEDTATEDQSITPWTVSVASGYPLLRDPHYNKGLAFTEKEKDAHYLRGLLPPVVVSQELQVKKMMANIRQYQVPLQRYMAMMDLQERNERLFYKLLIDHVEELLPVVYTPTVGEACQKYGSIFRQPQGLFISLKEKGKILEVLKNWPQQKIQVIVVTDGERILGLGDLGCQGMGIPVGKLSLYTALGGIRPSACLPVTIDVGTNNEKLLNDEFYIGLRQRRATGKEYAELIDEFMSAVKQTYGEKVLIQFEDFANHNAFDLLAKYGPTHLVFNDDIQGTASVVLAGLIAALKLVGGTLAEHTFLFLGAGEAGTGIAELIALEMSKQTGAPVDETRKKIWMVDSKGLITRSRMEGLQHFKRPWAHEHEPVTNLVDAVKAIKPTVLIGSSGAGRTFTKEVVEAMATFNEKPIVLALSNPTSQSECTAEEAYMWSEGRAIFASGSPFDPVEYDGKVYASGQANNAYIFPGLGLGLIISGAIRVHDDMLLAASEALAAQVTEENLESGLIYPPFSNIRKISAKIAADVAAKAYELGLATRLPQPENLVAYAESCMYSPAYRCYR comes from the exons ATGTTATCCTTAAATGGCACTAGTTTTCTG GATAATTCGCTTTATGGGGTGTCCAGAGGCGTCGTGCAGCAACACAGAAGAGTTGCACCTCCTATGGTGGTGGTGGCGTCGGTcagctcaaatgggagagcaggGGATCGAAACGTGAGCGTTTTGGTGGAGACTAGTCTGAAGGAGATTAGAGATGCTTCACCTGCACCACCGGCTGACAAGGACTCCAAATCAAAGGTTACTGGCGGTATTGGTGACGTGTACGGTGAGGATACTGCCACCGAGGATCAGTCCATTACGCCTTGGACTGTCTCTGTTGCTAG TGGATATCCATTGTTGCGTGATCCACACTATAATAAGGGGCTTGCATTTACTGAGAAGGAGAAGGATGCACATTACTTGCGTGGTCTTCTTCCACCTGTGGTTGTCAGCCAAGAACTTCAG GTGAAAAAAATGATGGCAAATATTCGTCAGTATCAAGTACCCCTGCAGCGATATATGGCCATGATGGATCTTCAG GAAAGGAATGAAAGGTTGTTCTACAAGCTTCTCATTGACCATGTTGAGGAGCTGCTTCCAGTTGTTTACACTCCAACTGTGGGCGAGGCTTGCCAGAAATACGGGAGCATCTTCAGACAGCCACAGGGTCTCTTTATCAGTTTGAAGGAAAA AGGAAAAATTCTTGAGGTGCTGAAAAATTGGCCCCAGCAGAAGATTCAAGTTATTGTTGTCACAGATGGTGAACGCATTTTGGGGCTTGGAGACCTGGGTTGCCAG GGAATGGGCATACCTGTAGGGAAGCTCTCTCTGTACACAGCTCTTGGTGGTATTCGTCCTTCAGCT TGTTTACCTGTAACAATTGATGTGGGTACAAACAATGAGAAGTTActgaatgatgaattttacattGGGCTCAGGCAAAGACGAGCAACAGGGAAG GAATATGCGGAGCTGATCGATGAATTTATGTCTGCTGTCAAGCAGACCTATGGGGAGAAAGTCCTCATTCAG TTTGAAGATTTTGCAAATCACAATGCTTTCGATCTTCTTGCAAAATATGGCCCTACACACCTTGTTTTCAATGATGATATTCAG GGGACAGCATCTGTGGTCCTTGCTGGGCTTATTGCAGCACTGAAGTTAGTTGGAGGGACCTTAGCTGAGCATACTTTCCTATTTCTTGGAGCAGGGGAG GCTGGCACTGGTATTGCTGAGCTCATTGCTCTTGAGATGTCAAAGCAG ACTGGAGCTCCAGTAGACGAAACTCGTAAGAAAATTTGGATGGTGGACTCAAAG GGTTTAATTACGCGGTCTCGCATGGAAGGACTTCAGCATTTTAAGAGACCCTGGGCTCATGAGCATGAACCTGTTACAAACCTGGTGGATGCTGTCAAG GCAATCAAGCCAACCGTGTTGATTGGATCATCAGGAGCTGGAAGAACATTTACCAAAGAAGTTGTTGAAGCTATGGCAACCTTCAATGAG AAACCCATTGTACTTGCCCTCTCCAACCCAACTTCACAGTCAGAGTGTACTGCTGAAGAAGCCTACATGTGGAGTGAG GGTCGTGCCATTTTTGCTAGTGGTAGCCCATTTGATCCAGTTGAATATGATGGGAAGGTCTATGCATCTGGCCAG GCAAATAATGCGTACATCTTCCCTGGTCTTGGTCTGGGTCTGATAATTTCTGGTGCCATCCGTGTCCATGATGATATGCTCCTGGCAGCCT CTGAAGCTCTGGCTGCACAGGTCACTGAAGAAAATCTTGAGAGCGGTCTCATTTATCCCCCATTCTctaatattagaaaaatttctgccaaaattgCTGCTGATGTAGCTGCAAAAGCATATGAGCTAG GTTTGGCTACTCGTCTGCCTCAGCCAGAaaatttagttgcatatgcTGAGAGCTGTATGTATAGTCCCGCTTATAGATGCTATCGCTGA